The genomic stretch AGCCATAGACTTAGATGGCAGCCTACTCACTATGTTAGTGAAGAGCCTCATGGTTTCTGCTTACCTAAAAATAGCATCTCCACTGACAGTCTCACTTTCCTAAACCTAAGCTGAAATTTTActattagtgggttttttttaaacaggttaaTATAAATACATCTGTTACTAGTTGTTCCATATAAGAGAGTATAGGGcttgtattttaaataacttgaccAAGGTCCCGTAGTTAGtagtggagctgggatttaaatcaTGTCAGTCTGGCTCTATCCTGTATTCTTAACAATTCTCTATATTATCTTTAAAGGTAAAAAGTAGGAGCATTTTCCTTGCCTTCTAtctcctcaatctctctcttctctctggtattttttttctaggatccttcatcattttctgtctcctcttcatacatttgtaaaatagagaaagcataaaaataattggTTTGATTGTAGATAGGTTCTCTAAACAAGAATGGAAATAAAGTATTGCAATCAGTGTCAAAGAGTAAAAGAcgttttttaattgagaaatgaaaactcagatTGACTTCACAGCCCACTCAGAATAAAGATATAAACCAGTCACTTCTCTACATGAAGAGCTGGCTAAAAAGGACAAATAGCTAAAAGAAAGTCACaatatgaagaatttttaaatgttaaaagaaatttttaaaagtctaaagaAGATAGGGTTGAACAGAGATCAGTATTTATGCTGTATGTCTGTGACAGTAAGGCATATGCTCATTCATGAAGCTTTTATGAATgctaatttttccttaaaatagagttgtagaaagagagactgagaacaTCAATGTAATATATGCTTCAGTATTTCATTTAAGGTTAATGTTCAAGGCATGGTTATCAGCAAGTATATAACTCTTGAGACCATAAGATgaaaatccattttgtttttttatatctcttataTATAGCCAGACCCCTGGAACCACAGTCATTGTTGACAATGCACATtaattctgtaattatttattataattgcaGATTTATCTAAGTGGATTTCTTCCAAAGCAAGATGCAGACCACTCTTTTACAAGTCTTTCAACCCCAGAAAGGAGTTTTATCTTTATAAACAGTCGACCAATACATCAAAAAGACATATTAAAGGTAAtctactttgggaaaaaaatattgcttggaatcagaaatgaaaactaGCTCTGTCATTTGTCAGCTTATTATGAGGACTACTTCTAAGGATTTGctctaaaatataaggaaaagaaaaagagatacagtaatattttttaagcattgtGCTAGGTGTCTTACATAGGACTTCACAACAATTCTGTGATGAACTGTTATCCTTATTTatagtgaagaaactgaaatgttAGTGACTTTTGTAGCCCACTGTAGCCAGGAAGTAACAGAGTTTGGATTTGAAGCCTGGATTTTGATAACATCCATGACACTATGATCTTTTAACCATGAGGCCAGTTACATTGAATATTTGTACTTCCTAATGAATATACTTGTATTTCATGCAAGTTCAAGGGCTCTAAATGAGTATTACCATTTAGATACTGCTTTTCCTAACAAGAAGTTACATCCACTCAGTTTCTCAGCTGACTATACTTCTTTTGGTTGTATTTAAGGATGGCAATACTATCCTTATatacatggtatttttatttctagctaATCCGACATTATTACAATCTGAAGTGCCTAAAGGAATCCACTCGTTTGtatcccattttctttctgaaaattgaTGTTCCTACAGCTGATGTGGATGTAAATTTAACACCAGATAAAAGTCAAGTATTATTACAGAATAAGGtaattttggataattttttaaaatttatgttatttataatcTTATGCAGCTCTAACCATTTTCATGTGTGagagtttttatgtatttttaaatattttaaatctaacttatttattatttttataattttctgtaacatttgttaatttatatttttaggaatCTGTTTTAATTGCTCTTGAAAATCTGATGACGACTTGTTACGGATCACTACCTggtacaaatgaaaataataaaacagatgtTTCCTCAGCTGACATGGTTGTTAGTAATACAACAGAAACAGATGTGCTTTTTAATAAGATGGAATCATCTGGAAATAATTATCCAAATGTTGATACTTCAGCCATTCCTTTCCAAAATGACGTGCATAATGATAAATCTGGGAAAAACACTAATTATTGTTTAAGTCATCAGCTACATGTTGATGACCATTATGATGATCATTTTAATAGTGAAAATTCTAACATTGATAAGAACACTAGAAATACATTTCAGGAGATCCCAGTGAATAATTTATCATGTGAGGATGCTCAGAAGGAATGTAGTGAAATTTGTTTTGTAGATTCTGTTAAGCACACCCAATCAGAAAATGGCAATAAAAGCAATAGAGATGAGAGTGGGAACAATAAGGAAGCAGCAGGTCCTGAGAAGTCTTTGGAAATCTGTGCAGATGACTGGAGCAAgggaaatacacttaaaaattcaatgggagaaaacattGAACCCGTGAAAATTTTAGTGCCTCAAGAAAGTTCAGCGTGTAAATTAAGTAATAATACTTCTCCAAGCCCTGAACAAAAGAATCTCAGTGAAGGTTCCTGTAACAAAAAATCAAATGTGGTAGACAACAAATCTGGACAGCTTACAGCTTATGATTTAATTAGCAATCGAGTAATCAAGAAACCCATGTCAGCAAGTGCCCTTTTTGTTCAAGATCATCGTGCTCAGTTTCTCACAGAAAAGCTGGAGGATGCAACAGTACAAACTGAAGAACTGTGGAAGACATTGAGTGAAGAGGAAAAACTGAAGTAAGTTTCCAGAGCTTGCATGTGACCTGATGCTGAGATATTTCCATTCTATATGACtcactgggttaaaaaaaaaaaaattaaacttcttatTTATGGAAAAGCAGAATGGAAAATACCTTTTGGTTTGGCTAGAGTACCTATTTTGgcatcacttttttaaatttagaggtttttagttttttgttttgttttttgtttttggtacaaGCCTTAACTACTGTCTTATTATTGAAATTTGAAGTTCAAGGTTTTCCATTCTTCTTAATTTAAAActactgttttcttctgtttcttattttatcttaaacaATCTTTCTATGacaggattttctctttttaaagcttatgCATTAAAACAGCTATAGCAGTGGCGGTTTTAAGAAATATCTTGACCATTCCCCTTTTTAAATTGGTCTTCAAAATATGTAACACAGtataaaaattacaatatttttgCAGATTCGGTTTAGTGCGGTTAATGCTATCCCTCTTCAGTATAACTCAAGGATTCCttctaaaatcttttatttattcgtTGGCAACTAATAAACTATGGTGAGTTTTTTGGTAGGTAAATAGGTGGTTTGATCTGTCTTTGATTAAAATAACTACATATTACGTGCCATCTTTAGATCAGATGAtctaaataaatatcataaaataatatGATGAGTGTTTATAGTTGACTGAGGGCACTTACTATAAATACAAAGTACTAGGTCTTAAGTGATCTAGCCCACCAGAAAATGAAAGAGTGGAATTATACTTCCAATTATGTATTCTTATTTGGGGCATATCAATATTACATGAAACatctggaaaacaatttaaatgcaaCTTACCATTTAGATTGACAAATTACGTGGATACTagatcagttttttgttttgttttttttactttttcattaacTTATTCAATCTTACACACCctcaatttaaaagaataatcattAACACCAGTAGGCAAAGCCTCCATAAATTATCttctctctttactttttatttattttttctttcttttttggtggggatggttgtatttttcttttcccagacatacacaaaaatagactaAGCAGACAATGAACCCATACCTTGTTTCACGAACCATCATCTTGTGGTCAGTTTCATCTGTACCTCTATGcacttcacttttcctttttaccATTATTATTCTGAAGCACATCCTAGGATAGTATCatatatttcataaacattttagcATGTATAATAAGatactcttattttaaatatagcc from Panthera leo isolate Ple1 chromosome C1, P.leo_Ple1_pat1.1, whole genome shotgun sequence encodes the following:
- the PMS1 gene encoding PMS1 protein homolog 1 isoform X3, whose translation is MKKAVIWQKTRVSDHKMALMSVLGTAVMGNMESFQYHCEESQIYLSGFLPKQDADHSFTSLSTPERSFIFINSRPIHQKDILKLIRHYYNLKCLKESTRLYPIFFLKIDVPTADVDVNLTPDKSQVLLQNKESVLIALENLMTTCYGSLPGTNENNKTDVSSADMVVSNTTETDVLFNKMESSGNNYPNVDTSAIPFQNDVHNDKSGKNTNYCLSHQLHVDDHYDDHFNSENSNIDKNTRNTFQEIPVNNLSCEDAQKECSEICFVDSVKHTQSENGNKSNRDESGNNKEAAGPEKSLEICADDWSKGNTLKNSMGENIEPVKILVPQESSACKLSNNTSPSPEQKNLSEGSCNKKSNVVDNKSGQLTAYDLISNRVIKKPMSASALFVQDHRAQFLTEKLEDATVQTEELWKTLSEEEKLKYEEKATKDLERYNKQIKRAIEQESQISLKDGRKKIKPTSAWHLAQKHKLKTSLSNQPKLEDLFQCQIEKRKNQNVKIVQIPFSMENLKKNFEKHKFDLEEKDEFCLIHNLKFPDGWLITSKTEVMLLNPYRVEEALLFKRLIENHKLPAEPLEKPIILTESLFNGSHYLEILCKMTTDDQRHSGSTYLSDPRLTANGFKIKLIPGVSIAEDYLEIEEMANCLPFYGVMDLKEILNAILNKNAKEVYECRPRKVISYLEGEAVRLSRQLPMYLSKEDIQDIMYRMKHEFGNEIKGCVHGRPFFHHLIHIPEAT